The Parus major isolate Abel chromosome 4, Parus_major1.1, whole genome shotgun sequence genome has a window encoding:
- the EXOSC9 gene encoding exosome complex component RRP45, with protein MAAPGLEPGRQSELLVSLNRLLERCLRDSKCIDTESLCVVAGEKVWQIRLDMHLLNHDGNITDAASIAGIVALCHFRRPDVSVQGEEVTVYTPEERDPVPLSIHHMPICVSFAFFHQGTYLLVDPTEREERVMDGLLVIAMNKHHEICTIQSSGVVMLLQDQILRCSKITAVKVGEITELIQKALENDQKARKEGGKFGFAESIPNQRITAFKMESAAVDTNDVEEQAGEIIAKADPPSEVFANPVLHTPGTAQIGEGIESSWGDLEESEKEEAAEEEDESEAAAFECEKVETEGTNTLRETKSDEPVVLSDSEEEEVVILEPQELPRKTRTQTSSQQENPSKKAFNKRRRKKRTR; from the exons ATGGCTGCGCCTGGGCTGGAGCCTGGCAG ACAATCCGAGTTACTGGTGTCACTGAACAGACTATTGGAACGATGCCTCAGAGATTCCAAATGCATTGACACTGAATCTCTCTGCGTTGTTGCTGGTGAAAAG GTTTGGCAAATTCGGCTGGACATGCACCTGTTAAACCACGATGGCAACATCACTGATGCTGCCAGCATAGCAGGGATTGTAGCTCTGTGTCATTTCCGCAGGCCAGATGTGTCTGTGCAAGGAGAGGAAGTAACTGTG TACACTCCTGAGGAACGTGATCCTGTCCCCTTGAGTATCCACCACATGCCCATTTGTGTCAGTTTTGCCTTCTTCCATCAAGG GACCTATTTATTGGTGGATCCAACTGAACGTGAGGAGCGGGTGATGGATGGGCTCCTTGTAATTGCCATGAATAAACACCATGAAATTTGTACCATCCAGTCCAGTGGAGTGGTCATGCTGCTGCAGGATCAG ATTCTGAGATGCAGTAAAATAACAGCTGTTAAGGTGGGAGAAATAACAGAACTGATTCAGAAAGCCTTGGAAAATGACCAAAAAGCCAG GAAAGAAGGTGGGAAGTTTGGCTTTGCGGAATCCATCCCCAACCAAAGGATCACTGCCTTCAAAATGGAGAGTGCTGCTGTGGACACCAACGACGTGGAAgaacaggctggagaaatcATTGCTAAAGCTGACCCTCCTTCAGAAGT TTTTGCCAATCCAGTATTGCACACTCCTGGTACAGCCCAAATTGGGGAAGGAATAGAGAGCTCCTGGGGAGACCTGGAAGAAtctgaaaaggaagaagcagcggaagaggaagatgaaagtGAGGCAGCTGCTTTTGAATGTGAGAAAGTAGAAACTGAGGGTACAAATACACTGAGGGAAACTAAGAGTG atGAACCCGTTGTGCTGTCTGACAGCGAGGAGGAAGAAGTTGTCATTCTGGAACCACAGGAACTACCAAGGAAAACAAG